A part of Winslowiella toletana genomic DNA contains:
- the pspG gene encoding envelope stress response protein PspG, giving the protein MEILFVLGFFLMLLLTGVSVLGVLAALVVATLVMMVGGLFAIVIKMLPWLILAVVAVWIYRACQKPKIRRRDWTSR; this is encoded by the coding sequence ATGGAAATCCTGTTTGTGCTTGGATTCTTTTTAATGTTGCTGCTGACCGGTGTTTCTGTTCTGGGCGTACTGGCAGCATTAGTGGTCGCCACCCTGGTGATGATGGTGGGCGGACTGTTTGCGATTGTTATAAAAATGTTGCCGTGGCTGATTCTGGCGGTGGTGGCAGTATGGATTTACCGCGCCTGTCAGAAGCCGAAAATAAGACGACGTGACTGGACCTCGCGCTGA
- a CDS encoding quinone oxidoreductase translates to MAKRIQFSQHGGPEVLQLVDFAIADPAANEVQVENKAIGINYIDTYIRSGLYPTPAMPSGLGTEAAGVVTKVGSAVSVLKPGDRVVYAQSALGAYSELHNVNEDRVALLPDAISFEQGAASFLKGLTVHYLLRQTYEVQPDETFLFHAAAGGVGLIACQWAKALGAHLIGTVGSAEKATLAKNAGAWATINYREENIAQRLSELTDGKKVRVVYDSVGKDTWEASLDCLQRRGLMVSFGNASGPVTGVNLGILSQKGSLYVTRPTLFGYVTNREELELASSELFSLIASGAIKVDVAEQQKFALADAQKAHTTLESRATHGSSLLIP, encoded by the coding sequence ATGGCAAAGCGTATTCAGTTCAGCCAGCATGGCGGCCCGGAAGTGTTGCAACTGGTGGATTTTGCTATCGCCGATCCGGCAGCCAATGAAGTACAGGTGGAAAATAAAGCGATAGGTATCAACTATATCGATACTTATATCCGTAGCGGACTCTATCCGACGCCAGCGATGCCTTCAGGTTTAGGCACCGAAGCGGCTGGTGTAGTGACCAAAGTGGGTTCAGCCGTCAGCGTGCTGAAGCCGGGTGACCGCGTGGTATATGCGCAATCTGCGCTCGGGGCTTACAGCGAGTTGCATAATGTCAATGAGGATCGCGTAGCGTTGCTGCCGGACGCTATCTCTTTTGAGCAGGGCGCGGCTTCTTTCCTGAAAGGTCTGACGGTGCACTATCTGTTGCGCCAGACTTACGAAGTGCAGCCGGATGAAACTTTTCTGTTTCATGCCGCTGCGGGCGGCGTCGGTCTGATCGCCTGCCAGTGGGCAAAAGCGCTGGGCGCTCATCTGATTGGCACCGTCGGTTCGGCGGAAAAAGCCACGCTGGCGAAAAATGCCGGCGCCTGGGCCACAATTAATTATCGCGAAGAGAATATTGCCCAGCGTCTGAGCGAGCTGACCGACGGTAAAAAAGTGCGGGTAGTGTATGACTCGGTAGGTAAAGACACCTGGGAAGCCTCGCTTGACTGCCTGCAACGCCGCGGTCTGATGGTCAGCTTTGGCAATGCGTCCGGTCCGGTTACCGGCGTCAATCTCGGCATTCTGTCACAGAAAGGCTCGCTGTATGTCACCCGTCCGACACTGTTTGGTTATGTCACCAATCGTGAAGAACTGGAACTGGCCAGCAGCGAACTGTTCTCACTGATTGCCAGCGGCGCGATTAAGGTCGATGTCGCGGAACAGCAGAAATTTGCGCTGGCGGATGCACAGAAGGCGCATACCACGCTGGAGAGTCGCGCCACTCATGGTTCAAGCCTGCTGATTCCCTGA
- the dnaB gene encoding replicative DNA helicase has product MAGNKPTNKSSEPRASETRDRQMEGLKLPPHSLEAEQSVLGGLMLDNERWDNVAERVVAQDFFSRPHRLIFGEMQRLLEMGKPIDLITLSESLEQKGELDMVGGFAYLAELSKNTPSAANIGAYADIVRERAVVREMISVANEIADAGYDPQGRTSVDLLDLAESRVFQIAENRASKDEGPKSIDQILEATVSRIESLYQTPHDGVTGVDTGYQDLNKKTAGLQRSDLIIVAARPSMGKTTFAMNLCENAAMLQDKPVLIFSLEMPGEQIMMRMLASLSRVDQTRIRTGQLDDEDWARISATMGILLEKKNMYIDDSSGLTPTEVRSRARRIFREHDGLSLIMIDYLQLMRVPSLSDNRTLEIAEISRSLKALAKELQVPVVALSQLNRSLEQRADKRPVNSDLRESGSIEQDADLIMFIYRDEVYHENSDMKGIAEIILGKQRNGPIGTVRLTFNGQWSRFDNYAGPQYDDE; this is encoded by the coding sequence ATGGCAGGAAATAAACCCACCAACAAATCAAGCGAACCTCGCGCAAGCGAAACCCGTGACCGCCAGATGGAAGGGCTGAAGTTGCCGCCGCATTCGCTGGAAGCGGAACAGTCGGTGTTGGGCGGTTTAATGCTGGATAACGAACGCTGGGATAACGTTGCCGAGCGTGTAGTGGCGCAGGACTTCTTCAGCCGTCCGCATCGCCTGATCTTCGGTGAAATGCAGCGCCTGCTGGAGATGGGCAAACCGATTGACCTGATCACCCTCTCTGAATCGCTGGAACAGAAGGGCGAGCTGGATATGGTTGGCGGCTTTGCTTATCTGGCCGAACTGTCAAAAAATACACCAAGTGCGGCGAATATCGGCGCTTATGCGGATATTGTGCGCGAACGTGCGGTAGTGCGCGAAATGATCTCGGTAGCGAATGAGATCGCCGACGCCGGTTACGATCCGCAGGGGCGCACCAGTGTCGATCTGCTGGATCTGGCGGAATCACGCGTCTTCCAGATCGCAGAAAACCGCGCCAGTAAAGATGAAGGGCCGAAAAGCATCGACCAGATTCTGGAAGCCACCGTCTCGCGGATTGAATCGCTGTATCAGACGCCGCATGACGGCGTGACGGGCGTCGATACCGGCTACCAGGATCTTAATAAAAAGACCGCCGGTTTGCAGCGTTCGGATCTGATTATCGTTGCGGCACGTCCATCAATGGGTAAAACCACCTTTGCGATGAACCTGTGTGAAAACGCCGCGATGTTGCAGGATAAACCGGTGCTGATTTTCAGTCTGGAGATGCCTGGCGAACAGATTATGATGCGTATGCTGGCGTCACTGTCGCGCGTCGACCAGACACGTATTCGTACCGGACAGCTGGACGATGAAGACTGGGCGCGCATCTCCGCCACGATGGGGATTCTGCTGGAGAAGAAGAATATGTATATCGATGATTCTTCTGGCCTGACGCCGACCGAAGTCCGTTCACGCGCACGGCGTATTTTCCGTGAACATGACGGCTTAAGCCTGATTATGATCGACTACCTGCAATTGATGCGCGTACCGTCACTGTCCGATAACCGTACGCTGGAAATTGCCGAGATCTCCCGCTCGCTGAAGGCACTGGCCAAAGAGTTGCAGGTGCCGGTGGTGGCGCTGTCGCAGCTTAACCGCTCGCTTGAGCAGCGCGCCGATAAGCGTCCGGTGAACTCCGATCTGCGTGAATCCGGTTCCATCGAGCAGGATGCCGACTTGATTATGTTTATCTATCGCGATGAGGTGTATCACGAAAACAGCGATATGAAAGGCATTGCTGAAATCATTCTTGGTAAGCAGCGTAACGGACCAATCGGTACTGTGCGTCTGACCTTTAACGGCCAGTGGTCGCGTTTCGATAATTATGCCGGACCGCAGTACGACGATGAGTAA
- a CDS encoding Lrp/AsnC family transcriptional regulator, protein MTSIDDYDLKILTLLQTNGRLTNQELSDLVGLSASQCSRRRINLEQANLILGYHARLSPDAVGLGMIGLIEVRLINHTSEYVESFHRMVAEQASIVDAYKTTGDADYLLKVAVADLAGLSALISQLVAGHQSVAHVKTSVVLNRLKENGLMMLPESALRQNSA, encoded by the coding sequence ATGACCAGCATCGACGATTACGACCTTAAAATACTGACTTTATTACAAACCAATGGTCGTCTGACCAATCAGGAGTTGAGTGATTTAGTGGGCCTTTCGGCATCGCAATGTTCGCGTCGCCGTATCAATCTTGAACAGGCCAATTTAATCCTCGGCTATCACGCGCGACTGTCGCCGGATGCGGTCGGTCTCGGCATGATCGGTTTAATCGAAGTACGCCTGATTAACCACACCTCAGAATACGTTGAGAGTTTTCATCGTATGGTCGCGGAGCAGGCGTCGATAGTTGATGCTTACAAAACCACCGGCGACGCCGATTATCTGTTAAAAGTGGCGGTCGCTGACCTGGCCGGATTGAGCGCTTTAATCAGCCAGTTAGTTGCCGGACACCAGAGTGTGGCCCACGTAAAAACTTCGGTGGTGCTGAATCGCCTGAAAGAGAATGGCCTGATGATGCTGCCAGAGAGTGCTTTGCGCCAGAATAGTGCGTGA
- a CDS encoding YitT family protein has product MANLAQPLVAPEKIPHTHIEDLIAIVTGTLMVSFGVVMLKQAGALTGSTAGIAFLISYLTHCSFGLAFFLINLPFYWLAVRRMGWAFTLKTFAAVGLVSIFTQLHPLFVHFDALNPFYATLFGNLIMGIGFIVLFRHKASLGGINILALWLQDRSGIRAGKLQMAVDTCVVLASLFVVSLPMLAVSIGGAVILNLLIAMNHRPGRYSGV; this is encoded by the coding sequence ATGGCTAACCTTGCGCAACCCCTCGTAGCACCAGAAAAAATCCCCCATACCCATATTGAAGATCTTATCGCGATAGTGACTGGCACGCTGATGGTCTCTTTTGGCGTAGTGATGCTTAAACAGGCTGGTGCACTTACCGGCAGCACCGCTGGCATTGCCTTTTTAATCAGCTACCTGACGCACTGCTCGTTCGGTCTGGCATTCTTTCTCATCAACCTGCCATTCTACTGGCTGGCGGTACGCCGGATGGGCTGGGCATTTACGCTGAAAACCTTTGCGGCAGTGGGGCTGGTATCAATTTTTACCCAGTTGCATCCACTTTTTGTCCATTTTGATGCGCTGAACCCGTTTTATGCGACACTGTTCGGTAACCTGATAATGGGAATTGGGTTTATAGTGTTATTTCGCCACAAAGCCAGCCTCGGCGGGATTAATATCCTTGCGCTGTGGTTGCAGGATCGTTCTGGTATTCGCGCCGGGAAATTGCAGATGGCAGTTGATACCTGCGTGGTGCTGGCATCCCTGTTTGTGGTATCACTGCCGATGCTGGCAGTGTCGATTGGTGGCGCAGTGATCCTCAATCTGCTGATTGCCATGAATCATCGTCCGGGACGCTACAGCGGCGTCTGA
- a CDS encoding amino acid aminotransferase, with the protein MFQNVDAYAGDPILSLMETFKQDTRPHKVNLSIGLYYNEQGVIPQLQAVAAAEERLNAQPHSASLYLPMEGLPAYRNAIAPLLFGADHPALKAGRIATIQTLGGSGALKVGADFLKHYFPNSGVWVSDPTWENHVAIFGGAGIEVDTYPWFDAETNGVKFDAFIAKLKTLPKQSIVLLHPCCHNPTGADLTDAQWDITTEVLKAHELVPFLDIAYQGFGAGMEQDAYAIRAIAAAGLPALVSNSFSKIFSLYGERVGGLSVVCDNADEASRVLGQLKATVRRNYSSPPNFGAQVVSCVLNDEALKASWLAEVEAMRLRILEMRQSLVSVLAAAVPGANFDYLLKQRGMFSYTGLSAQQVDRLRDEFGVYLIASGRMCVAGLNANNVHQVAEAFAAVM; encoded by the coding sequence GTGTTTCAAAACGTTGATGCCTACGCCGGCGATCCAATTCTCTCGTTAATGGAGACCTTCAAACAGGACACGCGACCGCATAAGGTGAATTTAAGCATCGGTTTGTATTATAACGAACAGGGTGTTATTCCTCAGTTGCAGGCGGTGGCCGCAGCAGAAGAGCGTCTGAACGCACAGCCACATAGCGCATCGCTCTATCTGCCAATGGAAGGTCTGCCTGCCTATCGCAATGCGATTGCGCCACTGCTGTTTGGCGCTGACCATCCGGCGCTAAAAGCGGGACGTATCGCCACCATTCAGACGCTCGGCGGTTCCGGCGCGCTGAAAGTGGGTGCTGATTTCCTGAAACATTACTTCCCGAATTCTGGCGTCTGGGTCAGCGATCCGACGTGGGAAAATCACGTGGCGATTTTTGGCGGCGCGGGTATCGAAGTCGACACTTATCCGTGGTTTGATGCTGAAACTAATGGCGTGAAATTTGACGCCTTTATCGCCAAATTAAAAACGCTGCCGAAGCAGAGCATCGTGCTGCTGCATCCATGCTGCCACAACCCGACCGGCGCCGATCTGACCGACGCGCAGTGGGATATCACCACTGAAGTGCTGAAAGCCCATGAACTGGTGCCATTCCTTGATATCGCTTATCAGGGCTTTGGCGCCGGCATGGAACAGGATGCCTATGCTATCCGCGCCATCGCTGCCGCCGGTCTGCCTGCGCTGGTCAGCAACTCATTCTCGAAGATCTTCTCGCTGTATGGCGAACGCGTTGGCGGCCTGTCGGTCGTCTGTGATAACGCCGATGAAGCTTCTCGCGTGCTGGGCCAGTTAAAAGCCACCGTCCGTCGCAACTACTCCAGCCCGCCGAACTTCGGTGCGCAGGTGGTTTCCTGTGTGCTGAATGACGAGGCGCTGAAAGCCAGCTGGCTGGCGGAAGTGGAAGCGATGCGTCTGCGTATTCTCGAAATGCGTCAGTCACTGGTGTCGGTACTCGCGGCTGCGGTGCCGGGCGCTAACTTCGATTACCTGCTAAAGCAGCGCGGCATGTTCAGCTATACCGGCCTCAGCGCCCAGCAGGTTGATCGTCTGCGTGACGAGTTTGGTGTTTACCTGATTGCCAGTGGCCGTATGTGCGTGGCGGGTCTGAATGCCAACAATGTGCATCAGGTAGCGGAAGCCTTTGCTGCGGTGATGTAA
- a CDS encoding MFS transporter, which produces MSQVNNLEGVAYAKKTNIRWHIVIMLFFVTAVNVGDRTTLAIAGKDMSAALGINPSQMGWIFSAFAWAYCLAQIPGGWLLDRFGSKKIYLCSLCLWSVFTLLQGFVQVFDGYGALIALAVLLFLVGLAEAPAMPGNSRFIAAWFPSKERATAAAVFNSAQYFATVIFAPIMGWLTLSMGWESIFIFMGILGLLITFAAAKVIHNPLSHPLVNAAEIDYIRQGGALVDMDQHNAKQQRKFKFSQFRQLLSNRMLLGIYLGQYCITVITFFFITWFPLYLAMDKGLDIKTVGFIAAIPAICGFLGGLLGGVISDRILKATKSLSVARKTPIVFGMLLSMTMILCNYVDSIYLIVFFMALAFLGKGIGALGWAVMSDAAPKEMAGMAGGLFNMCGNISGIIAPVVIGYIVKATGHFEWALVFVAVHALLAIFSYLVIVGPIKRIELKAANSEFAG; this is translated from the coding sequence ATGAGTCAGGTAAATAATCTTGAGGGAGTCGCTTACGCCAAAAAAACCAATATCCGATGGCATATCGTGATCATGCTGTTTTTTGTGACGGCGGTAAACGTTGGCGATCGCACCACTCTCGCCATTGCCGGTAAGGATATGTCGGCGGCGCTGGGAATTAACCCCAGCCAGATGGGCTGGATCTTCTCTGCTTTCGCCTGGGCTTACTGTCTGGCGCAAATTCCGGGCGGCTGGCTGTTAGATCGCTTCGGATCGAAAAAAATCTACCTGTGCAGTTTGTGTCTGTGGTCGGTGTTTACCCTGTTACAGGGCTTTGTACAGGTGTTCGACGGCTATGGCGCGCTGATCGCGCTGGCCGTGCTGCTGTTTCTGGTCGGCCTGGCGGAAGCGCCAGCGATGCCGGGCAACAGTCGGTTTATCGCCGCCTGGTTCCCGTCAAAGGAGCGTGCAACCGCCGCTGCGGTGTTTAATTCGGCGCAATATTTCGCTACCGTGATCTTTGCGCCGATAATGGGCTGGCTGACGTTATCGATGGGCTGGGAATCGATTTTTATTTTTATGGGTATCCTCGGACTGCTGATTACCTTTGCGGCGGCCAAAGTGATCCATAATCCGTTATCGCATCCGCTGGTTAACGCGGCGGAAATTGATTATATCCGTCAGGGCGGGGCGCTGGTGGATATGGATCAGCACAATGCTAAACAACAGCGGAAATTTAAATTTTCTCAGTTCAGACAGCTGTTATCTAATCGTATGCTGCTCGGGATTTATCTCGGTCAGTATTGTATTACCGTTATTACCTTCTTCTTTATTACCTGGTTTCCGTTATATCTGGCGATGGATAAAGGTCTGGATATTAAAACTGTCGGATTTATTGCCGCCATTCCGGCGATCTGCGGCTTCCTCGGCGGATTGCTGGGCGGGGTAATATCGGACCGTATTCTGAAAGCGACTAAATCGCTGTCTGTCGCCAGAAAAACGCCAATCGTCTTCGGCATGCTACTGTCGATGACGATGATCCTCTGCAATTACGTTGATTCCATCTACCTGATTGTATTCTTTATGGCGCTGGCGTTCCTTGGCAAAGGCATCGGGGCGCTGGGCTGGGCAGTGATGTCAGATGCTGCGCCGAAGGAGATGGCAGGGATGGCGGGCGGCCTGTTCAATATGTGCGGCAATATCTCTGGTATTATTGCGCCGGTGGTTATCGGTTATATCGTCAAAGCGACCGGACATTTTGAATGGGCGCTGGTATTTGTTGCCGTTCATGCGCTGCTGGCGATTTTCAGCTACCTGGTGATTGTCGGCCCGATTAAACGTATTGAGCTGAAGGCTGCGAACAGTGAATTTGCGGGTTGA
- a CDS encoding secondary thiamine-phosphate synthase enzyme YjbQ, whose translation MWYQQTLTLGEKSRGFHLVTDEIVDELRRLKDVQVGLLHLLLQHTSASLTLNENCDPTVRSDMEQHFLRQVPENAPWKHDYEGADDMPAHIKSSLLGVSLVLPISRGRLVLGTWQGIWLGEHRIHGGSRKIVATLQGE comes from the coding sequence ATGTGGTATCAGCAGACCCTTACGCTTGGCGAGAAATCGCGAGGTTTTCATCTGGTTACTGATGAGATTGTTGATGAGTTGCGCCGTCTGAAGGATGTGCAGGTTGGCCTGCTGCATCTGCTTCTGCAGCATACTTCGGCCTCACTGACGTTGAATGAAAATTGCGATCCCACGGTGCGTAGCGATATGGAACAGCATTTTTTGCGTCAGGTTCCGGAAAATGCGCCCTGGAAGCACGACTATGAAGGGGCCGATGATATGCCTGCTCATATCAAGTCGTCGCTGCTAGGCGTCTCGCTGGTGCTGCCGATCAGTCGTGGGCGTCTGGTATTGGGTACCTGGCAAGGTATCTGGCTTGGCGAGCATCGTATTCACGGCGGCTCGCGTAAGATTGTC